From one Dehalobacter sp. 12DCB1 genomic stretch:
- a CDS encoding reductive dehalogenase, protein MSSEQKKQPQINRRNFLKAGAAATFLGVAGVLKTPGKFASAASSVQYAAAPEGQWSKIHPVHDMGSASVRYVENNDQWLGTTKIVGKIKNISEADGGGGLLLRGKLGDKAFRGFMTQTLRSPLNTAIAQAAGPIASPAVMEGKPAPQKMAIPDPEQMSMHIKDLGYFLRADDIAIGKMPEYAYFSYHTLNAFDLPKKPVEECVVPVTERMPYVITVMVDQHLETMLGSTGYDGISDAQSFNAYHATANISVIIANYIRKLGYNARASHAFNNILAVTPCLIAAGLGELSRTGNTSAHPRLGFRHKAAVVTTDLPLAPDKPIDFGLQDFCRVCKKCATECPAQAISYDADPVEYNGYLRWNVNSNTCQIFRVTNEEGISCGRCMKVCPWNSKEDSWFHQAGTWIGSQNSTGASLLKSIDDMFGYGTEQILDYKWWLEWPENHKIPETLTTTRASLTGVK, encoded by the coding sequence ATGAGTAGTGAGCAAAAAAAACAACCTCAAATCAACCGAAGGAATTTTCTGAAAGCCGGCGCTGCAGCCACATTCCTTGGTGTTGCCGGAGTATTAAAAACACCTGGTAAGTTTGCAAGTGCAGCAAGCAGTGTGCAATATGCTGCTGCGCCAGAAGGACAATGGTCCAAGATTCATCCTGTGCACGATATGGGCAGTGCTTCAGTACGCTATGTGGAAAATAATGATCAATGGTTGGGAACCACTAAGATCGTTGGAAAGATCAAGAATATCAGCGAAGCTGACGGTGGTGGTGGACTGCTATTAAGAGGTAAACTTGGCGATAAGGCATTTCGAGGATTCATGACGCAAACTCTGAGATCCCCTTTAAACACAGCAATTGCTCAAGCCGCTGGTCCTATTGCTTCGCCGGCAGTTATGGAAGGAAAGCCTGCTCCTCAGAAAATGGCGATACCTGATCCAGAGCAAATGTCAATGCACATTAAAGATCTGGGTTACTTTCTGCGTGCAGATGATATAGCAATTGGCAAAATGCCGGAATATGCCTACTTTTCCTATCATACATTAAACGCGTTTGATTTGCCGAAAAAACCTGTAGAGGAATGCGTCGTACCTGTAACTGAACGGATGCCATATGTCATCACCGTTATGGTTGACCAACATTTAGAAACGATGTTGGGTTCCACTGGCTATGACGGGATCAGTGATGCGCAGTCCTTTAATGCTTATCACGCTACAGCTAATATATCTGTCATCATAGCAAATTACATCCGCAAACTTGGTTATAATGCAAGGGCCTCTCATGCTTTCAATAACATTTTGGCAGTTACCCCTTGTCTTATCGCAGCCGGGTTGGGAGAGCTATCCCGCACAGGTAACACCAGTGCCCATCCCCGGCTCGGATTCCGCCATAAAGCTGCTGTCGTTACTACGGATCTGCCGCTTGCTCCGGATAAGCCAATCGATTTTGGCTTACAGGATTTCTGTAGAGTGTGTAAGAAATGTGCAACGGAATGTCCGGCTCAAGCCATTTCCTATGATGCCGATCCTGTGGAATATAACGGATACTTGCGCTGGAACGTCAATTCTAATACGTGCCAAATATTCCGGGTAACAAACGAAGAAGGTATTTCCTGCGGACGGTGCATGAAAGTCTGCCCATGGAATTCCAAAGAGGATTCATGGTTCCATCAGGCGGGAACCTGGATTGGAAGCCAGAATTCGACAGGAGCCAGTCTCCTTAAATCGATTGATGATATGTTCGGATATGGCACCGAGCAGATCTTGGATTATAAATGGTGGCTTGAATGGCCGGAAAATCACAAAATTCCGGAAACATTAACTACAACAAGGGCTTCATTGACAGGTGTAAAATAA
- a CDS encoding dehalogenase: MMGTLLIFVAGVLFLAAILFIKPRAKMEQMWRTVINWVLFVIWYAVTWTGISFIYINASVGHVKATSTAIFLFGGLAIILAVVLARLLGFITIGKTKKTNTEQA, translated from the coding sequence ATGATGGGTACATTGTTGATTTTTGTTGCTGGCGTGTTATTTTTAGCCGCAATTCTTTTTATTAAACCTCGCGCCAAAATGGAGCAAATGTGGAGAACAGTGATTAACTGGGTCTTATTCGTGATTTGGTATGCTGTTACCTGGACGGGAATTTCCTTTATCTACATCAACGCATCCGTAGGGCATGTTAAAGCAACGAGTACTGCAATATTCCTATTTGGAGGATTAGCTATTATCCTTGCAGTTGTACTGGCACGTTTGTTAGGCTTCATCACGATTGGAAAAACGAAAAAGACAAATACTGAACAAGCTTGA